In one Dunckerocampus dactyliophorus isolate RoL2022-P2 chromosome 9, RoL_Ddac_1.1, whole genome shotgun sequence genomic region, the following are encoded:
- the arhgef7a gene encoding rho guanine nucleotide exchange factor 7a isoform X2, producing MNSAEQTVTWLITLGVLESPKKTISDPEAFLQSSLKDGVVLCRLLERLSPGFTEKIYQEPKNDGECLSNIKEFVKGCTSFRVEPFEATDLLLGQNFSKVLSSLVALNKVTADIGVGSDSVCARHTSAHRIKSFESLASQASLGRSSKLLQSQFRSLDMSENSGQHLLVKARFNFQQTNEDELTFSKGDIISVTRQEDGGWWEGTLNGRTGWFPSNYVRELKGSDKQVSPRSGTLKSPPKGFDTSAISKTYYNLVLQNILETETEYSKDLQSLLTNYLRHLQSFEKLSGADVSLILGNLEEISTFQQMLVQSLEECTKLPESQQRVGGFFINLMPQMKALYVGYCSNHPCAVNVLTQHSEVLGEFMEGRGAVSPGILTLTTGLSKSFMRLDKYPTLLKELERHMEESHPDRGDIQKCMASFKNLSAQCQEVRKRKELELQILTESIRLWEGDDIKTLGSVLYMSQVLVLNPGAEEKSERYLMLFPHVLLLLSASPRMSGFIFQGKLPLASMSVTKLEDCEAHKNAFELSGPMFEHLQVACTNQQDLQDWVEHLTRQIKHTAATAPSHKPLTVPCHTLPSHPVTPSRHAEGRAMTVAPTYHTLPHPSSHGTSHSMMMWGPLEPPNTPKPWSLSCLRPAPPLRPSAALCYKEDLSKSPKSVKKLLPKRKPERKQSEEEFSLRKSTAALEEDAQILKVIEAYCTSAKTRQTLNSTWQGTDLMHNHVLADADRPCTDSPGRRSSVSRPELSSDLSEDSDYDSIWTSHSYRMGSVPRKKRRDTELHVIIPGEEKVLLEDSSRNGQSAVEEKSLVDVVYALRDEVQELKQDNKKMKRLLEEEQKARKDLEKVVRRVLKSMNDPTWDETNL from the exons CCGTTTGAGGCCACTGACCTGCTGCTTGGGCAGAACTTCTCAAAGGTGCTGAGTAGTCTGGTTGCTCTGAATAAAGTGACAGCAG ATATTGGCGTGGGTAGTGATTCGGTGTGCGCCCGACACACTTCAGCCCACCGCATCAAGTCGTTCGAGTCATTGGCCTCTCAGGCTTCACTGGGTCGATCCTCCAAGCTGCTGCAAAGCCAGTTTCGCAGTCTG GACATGTCAGAGAACAGCGGACAGCATCTGCTGGTGAAGGCGCGCTTTAACTTTCAGCAAACCAATGAGGATGAGCTCACCTTCAGCAAGGGTGATATCATTAGCGTGACTCGTCAGGAGGATGGGGGCTGGTGGGAGGGGACTCTCAACGGCAGGACGGGATGGTTTCCTAGCAACTATGTCCGTGAACTCAAAGGCTCTG ACAAACAAGTGTCCCCAAGGTCTGGTACACTTAAAAGTCCACCTAAAGGCTTTGACACATCTGCAATTAGCAAGACATACTACAACTTG GTGttgcaaaacattttagaaaCAGAGACAGAATATTCCAAGGACCTTCAAAGCCTCCTCACAAAttacctgcgtcatctccagaGCTTTGAGAA GTTGAGTGGAGCGGATGTATCGCTGATCTTGGGCAACTTGGAGGAGATCAGCACCTTTCAGCAGATGCTGGTCCAATCACTGGAGGAATGCACCAA GCTGCCAGAGAGTCAACAAAGAGTGGGCGGGTTCTTCATCAATCTCATGCCCCAAATGAAGGCTCTTTATGTGGGTTACTGCTCCAACCACCCCTGTGCAGTGAATGTACTCACACAACACAG TGAGGTTTTGGGGGAGTTCATGGAGGGTAGGGGTGCCGTCAGCCCTGGGATCCTCACCCTGACCACTGGCCTCAGTAAATCCTTCATGAGGTTGGATAAATACCCCACTCTGCTCAAAGAGCTGGAGAGGCACATGGAG GAGAGCCACCCTGACAGAGGTGACATCCAGAAGTGCATGGCTTCTTTCAAAAATCTGTCG GCACAGTGCCAGGAAGTGCGGAAGCGTAAGGAGCTGGAGCTGCAGATCCTGACCGAATCCATCCGGCTGTGGGAGGGTGACGACATCAAGACACTTGGCTCTGTGCTGTACATGAGCCAGGTCCTGGTGCTCAATCCTGGGGCAGAG GAGAAGAGTGAGCGTTACCTCATGCTCTTCCCCCATGTCCTTCTCTTGTTGTCGGCCAGCCCCAGGATGAGCGGCTTCATATTCCAG GGAAAATTGCCTCTGGCTAGCATGTCGGTGACCAAACTAGAAGACTGTGAAGCCCACAAAAATGCCTTTGAGCTCAGCG GCCCCATGTTCGAACATCTTCAAGTGGCGTGCACTAATCAGCAGGATCTGCAAGACTGGGTGGAGCATCTAACACGACAGATCAAGCACACTGCAGCCACAGCGCCAAGCCACAAACCTCTCACTGTGCCCTGCCACACT CTTCCCTCCCACCCCGTCACCCCTTCCCGACACGCTGAGGGTAGGGCCATGACCGTGGCCCCTACCTACCACACCCTGCCTCACCCCTCCTCCCACGGAACGTCTCACAGCATGATGATGTGGGGCCCGCTGGAACCCCCCAACACCCCCAAACCTTGGAGCCTGAGCTGCCTGCGGCCCGCACCCCCACTGCGACCCTCTGCCGCCCTTTGCTACAAGGAG GATCTCAGTAAAAGTCCCAAGAGTGTGAAGAAACTTCTTCCCAAACGCAAGCCTGAGAGGAAACAGTCTGAGGAGGAGTTTTCCTTGAGGAAGA GCACAGCTGCTCTGGAAGAAGACGCTCAGATCCTAAAAGTCATAGAGGCCTACTGCACCAGCGCCAAAACCAGGCAGACGCTCAACTcca CATGGCAGGGCACCGACTTGATGCACAACCATGTGCTGGCCGACGCCGATCGGCCCTGCACGGACTCGCCGGGCCGCCGTAGCAGCGTGTCGCGGCCAGAGTTGTCCTCCGACCTTTCGGAGGACTCTGACTACGACTCCATTTGGACCAGCCACTCTTACCGGATGGGTTCGGTGCCACGCAAGA AACGGAGGGACACAGAGCTGCATGTGATCATTCCCGGCGAGGAGaaagtcctgctggaagattCCAGTCGCAATGGACAAAGTGCAGTGGAAGagaa gagcCTCGTGGATGTGGTGTATGCACTCAGGGATGAGGTTCAGGAGCTAAAACAG GACAACAAGAAGATGAAGAGGTtgctggaggaggagcagaAAGCTCGCAAGGACCTGGAGAAGGTGGTGAGGAGGGTCTTGAAGAGCATGAACGACCCCACGTGGGACGAGACCAACCTGTGA